The following proteins are co-located in the Roseiconus lacunae genome:
- the hisD gene encoding histidinol dehydrogenase, producing the protein MNTSQTSPKITRVDARQGSAEILDQLREKLSPRGDVVSPRGRALTEEVFGAPLTPVEVVDKICEEVQSTGTSALLHYLKQLDKADLSAEQLRVPEEDLAAAHAAADSALIDSVRRIRENIVRFQSAILHQDVTIEPSPGVRLTQRYVPLRRVGVCVPGGAAAYPSTVLMTAVPAQVAGVKDIAVVAPPTPFGAYNEDMLATCHELGITEVYRMGGAQAVAALAYGTEHVPAVQKIVGPGNLFVALAKKHVYGTVDIDSFAGPSEVIVIADETARADFIAADLLAQAEHSPGSSILITWEESLLVAVEAELTQQLSELSRSDLTLDSLEAFGALILVNDQKHACELTDSFAPEHLHIQTADPQTLMKSINNSGAAFLGHYTPVALGDYAAGPSHVLPTGGTCTWAAGLCSNSFLRSGSVTEFEQGAMAQIADDVERLAEKEGLTAHARSVSIRR; encoded by the coding sequence ATGAACACGTCGCAAACATCTCCCAAAATCACTCGCGTCGACGCTCGCCAAGGCTCCGCCGAGATTCTCGACCAACTACGGGAAAAACTCAGTCCTCGCGGTGATGTGGTTTCTCCCCGGGGCCGAGCGTTAACCGAAGAAGTTTTCGGTGCGCCGTTAACGCCGGTGGAAGTCGTTGACAAGATTTGCGAAGAAGTGCAATCGACCGGCACGTCGGCATTGCTGCACTATCTAAAACAGCTGGACAAGGCAGATCTCTCCGCCGAACAATTGCGAGTTCCGGAGGAAGACTTGGCCGCGGCCCATGCCGCCGCCGATTCCGCGTTGATCGATTCGGTCCGCCGTATCCGTGAAAACATTGTGCGTTTCCAATCGGCGATCTTGCATCAGGATGTCACGATCGAACCCTCGCCCGGTGTTCGTCTGACGCAACGGTATGTCCCGCTACGACGTGTCGGCGTTTGCGTTCCCGGAGGCGCGGCCGCCTATCCGTCGACCGTTCTGATGACCGCCGTTCCGGCACAGGTCGCAGGCGTCAAGGATATCGCCGTGGTAGCGCCCCCCACTCCGTTCGGGGCCTACAACGAAGACATGCTGGCAACCTGCCACGAACTGGGGATCACCGAGGTCTACCGAATGGGCGGCGCCCAAGCGGTCGCGGCTCTCGCCTACGGAACCGAACACGTACCGGCAGTGCAAAAGATCGTCGGACCGGGGAACCTTTTCGTCGCCCTGGCCAAAAAACATGTGTATGGCACTGTCGATATCGATTCCTTCGCCGGCCCCAGTGAAGTTATCGTGATCGCCGACGAAACCGCCCGCGCCGATTTCATTGCCGCCGACCTGTTAGCTCAAGCTGAGCACTCTCCGGGTAGTTCGATCTTGATCACCTGGGAAGAGTCTCTGCTGGTTGCCGTTGAAGCGGAACTGACACAACAGCTAAGCGAACTTTCGCGGAGTGATTTGACCCTTGATAGTTTGGAAGCGTTCGGCGCGCTGATTCTAGTCAATGACCAAAAACACGCGTGCGAGTTAACCGACTCCTTCGCACCGGAGCACCTGCACATCCAAACCGCTGACCCACAAACACTGATGAAATCGATCAACAATAGTGGGGCCGCATTCCTGGGTCACTACACGCCGGTTGCCTTGGGTGATTATGCCGCCGGACCAAGCCATGTACTCCCCACTGGTGGAACCTGCACGTGGGCGGCAGGACTGTGCAGCAACAGCTTTCTTCGCAGTGGCAGCGTGACCGAATTTGAGCAGGGAGCGATGGCACAGATCGCCGATGATGTCGAGCGACTTGCCGAAAAAGAAGGCCTGACGGCACACGCCCGCAGCGTTTCGATTCGCCGCTAA
- the thrC gene encoding threonine synthase yields MIQSAKDQSSIKTDLAFQRCINPDCGASYDTGQLHTSCPKCGYLLDVAYDWDRLEVPKNLREFEARWSERTNPVRFSGVWRFHELLPFVPQSEIVTVGEGQTLLQQTDAVGKFVGMDAGQLHLQYEGMNPSGSFKDNGMCAAITHANMLGAKRAACASTGNTSASLALYCSATRLMKAIIFIGSGKISYGKLSQALDYGALTVQIAGDFDDAMIRVRQVAQELGIYLVNSVNPFRLEGQKTIMFRVLEALRWEVPDWIVVPGGNLGNSSAFGKAFMELKELGLIDRVPRLAIINAAGADTLYELHERRGVRWNGGHVNLDPIREYMDYMDQNGIKADTLASAIEINRPVNLKKCLRALEFCDGVVRQVSDQEILDAKAMVGSGGFGCEPASAASVAGAKILRREGVIAPSDRVVCVLTGHELKDPTATVAYHTTDQDLFNETLGSRGVSKASFANKAIAVPNELDDIIKAIQLYA; encoded by the coding sequence ATGATTCAATCCGCAAAAGATCAATCGTCCATCAAGACCGATTTGGCGTTTCAGCGTTGCATCAACCCCGATTGCGGTGCGAGCTACGACACCGGCCAGCTTCACACGTCTTGCCCCAAGTGCGGCTACCTTTTGGATGTGGCGTATGACTGGGACCGTCTGGAAGTCCCAAAAAACCTGCGTGAATTCGAAGCCCGGTGGTCGGAGCGAACCAATCCGGTCCGATTTTCGGGCGTGTGGCGTTTCCATGAATTGCTGCCGTTCGTCCCGCAAAGTGAAATCGTGACGGTCGGCGAAGGCCAAACGTTGCTGCAACAAACCGACGCGGTCGGAAAATTTGTGGGCATGGACGCCGGCCAACTGCACCTGCAATACGAAGGGATGAATCCGTCGGGCAGCTTCAAAGACAACGGCATGTGCGCCGCGATCACCCACGCCAATATGCTGGGTGCGAAGCGTGCCGCCTGTGCGAGCACCGGGAACACCTCGGCGTCGCTGGCACTGTACTGCAGTGCGACCCGCTTGATGAAAGCGATTATCTTCATCGGCAGCGGCAAAATTTCGTACGGAAAACTCAGCCAAGCGCTCGACTACGGCGCCCTGACGGTCCAGATCGCCGGCGATTTCGATGACGCGATGATCCGGGTTCGCCAAGTCGCTCAAGAACTGGGGATCTACCTGGTTAATTCGGTCAATCCGTTTCGCTTGGAAGGCCAAAAGACGATTATGTTCCGCGTGCTCGAAGCGTTGCGGTGGGAAGTCCCCGACTGGATCGTCGTCCCCGGTGGCAATCTGGGCAACAGCAGCGCGTTTGGCAAGGCGTTCATGGAACTGAAGGAACTCGGCCTCATCGACCGCGTCCCGCGTTTGGCAATCATCAATGCCGCCGGTGCCGACACGCTTTATGAACTGCACGAACGTCGCGGCGTTCGCTGGAACGGAGGCCATGTAAACTTGGATCCGATCCGCGAGTACATGGACTACATGGATCAAAACGGGATCAAAGCGGACACACTGGCAAGCGCGATCGAAATCAATCGCCCCGTCAACCTGAAGAAATGCTTGCGAGCTCTGGAGTTCTGCGACGGCGTCGTCCGGCAGGTTTCCGACCAAGAAATCTTGGATGCCAAAGCGATGGTCGGATCCGGCGGGTTCGGCTGCGAGCCAGCTTCGGCGGCCAGCGTCGCGGGGGCAAAAATCCTGCGCCGCGAAGGTGTCATCGCTCCGAGCGATCGAGTCGTCTGTGTGCTGACCGGCCACGAACTGAAAGACCCCACGGCGACCGTCGCCTACCACACCACCGACCAAGACCTGTTTAACGAAACCCTGGGCAGTCGCGGTGTCAGCAAAGCCTCCTTCGCGAACAAAGCGATCGCCGTCCCAAATGAATTGGACGACATCATCAAAGCGATCCAGTTGTACGCGTAA
- a CDS encoding MFS transporter, producing the protein MKERSTQLFNPGFIGLIIAQFFGAMNDNILKVILTFMVINGAWSGDLGPGGQGIVSICFTVPFMILSGLAGQIADRYSKQRVTLWVKIAEIPIALLAGIGFYTQDLTVTLVALTALTCQSSFFGPAKYGMIPELVVDRHLSRANGAINMMTNVAVIVGTLVAGVASDHYAPDGVATGIRWLPGALLVGTAILGLFASFLIPPLDRGDKNLKVKLNPFSTYITAIREMAQTRLLMVMMAWGYFYMLAGLALFIVPEYTEVLQINHTEASVLMGVLGVAIGLGCAAAGILSGDQIRPRLTFYGAIGLVVFFFLLAAIPPSMPDTKPLLRVALSNVSLLILLAGFSAGFYIVPLQALLQKLSPDDERGQFLGTANAVSFAFMTIAGVMYPLMRPGFGDAPQKIFYLCSVLMLVGAAFFTWRLRGTGILVSREQSLEKGSDATTAETN; encoded by the coding sequence GTGAAAGAACGATCCACACAGCTATTTAACCCCGGTTTCATCGGGTTGATCATCGCCCAGTTCTTTGGGGCGATGAATGACAACATCCTGAAGGTGATCTTGACCTTCATGGTGATCAACGGAGCCTGGAGTGGAGACCTGGGACCCGGTGGCCAAGGGATCGTCAGCATATGCTTCACCGTACCCTTCATGATTCTCTCTGGGCTTGCCGGGCAGATCGCCGACCGGTATTCGAAACAGCGTGTGACGCTTTGGGTCAAAATTGCCGAGATCCCGATCGCCTTGCTAGCCGGAATCGGTTTCTACACTCAGGATCTCACCGTCACCCTTGTCGCATTGACTGCCCTGACCTGCCAAAGTTCGTTCTTCGGTCCCGCCAAGTATGGCATGATCCCAGAACTGGTTGTCGATCGGCACCTGAGCCGCGCTAACGGAGCGATCAACATGATGACCAATGTCGCCGTCATCGTCGGAACACTGGTCGCCGGCGTCGCCAGCGATCATTACGCCCCCGATGGTGTGGCGACTGGAATTCGCTGGCTCCCCGGAGCCTTGCTTGTCGGAACGGCAATCCTCGGTCTATTCGCCAGCTTTCTGATCCCACCGCTCGATCGAGGTGACAAAAACCTAAAGGTAAAGCTGAATCCCTTCAGCACCTATATCACGGCAATACGTGAAATGGCTCAAACGCGTTTACTGATGGTGATGATGGCCTGGGGATACTTTTACATGCTCGCGGGCTTGGCATTGTTTATCGTCCCCGAGTACACCGAAGTGCTGCAAATTAACCATACCGAAGCAAGCGTGTTGATGGGAGTGCTCGGCGTTGCGATCGGGCTCGGTTGCGCCGCGGCGGGAATTTTATCGGGTGATCAGATACGACCAAGGCTGACGTTTTACGGCGCGATCGGATTGGTTGTATTTTTTTTCCTACTCGCCGCTATTCCTCCGTCGATGCCTGACACCAAACCGCTACTTCGCGTCGCACTCAGTAACGTCTCGCTCCTGATCTTACTGGCCGGATTCTCAGCCGGGTTTTACATCGTGCCCCTTCAAGCATTGCTACAGAAACTCTCACCCGACGATGAACGCGGGCAATTCCTGGGGACAGCGAATGCTGTTTCGTTCGCTTTCATGACCATTGCCGGTGTGATGTACCCGTTGATGCGTCCCGGATTCGGCGATGCGCCGCAAAAAATCTTTTATCTCTGTAGCGTGTTAATGTTGGTCGGCGCGGCTTTTTTCACATGGCGTTTGCGTGGGACCGGGATTCTGGTGTCCCGCGAACAATCGCTTGAAAAAGGCTCCGATGCTACAACCGCCGAAACGAATTAG
- the hisC gene encoding histidinol-phosphate transaminase, protein MSKTDLRPALSRMLPYTPGEQPPPGKFIKLNTNESPYPPPQEVIRAIQDAATGPLNRYPDPTARSFRNEASRVLGLPSPDWILAGNGSDEILTILVRGFVGEGQKLRLPYPSYILYRTLADIQGARWEQTPFLDGWHLPTMFGQGDADLRLVLLPNPNSPSGTIVPKDEIAKLAESLPCPLVVDEAYADFAGDNCLDLVRSHDNILVTRTLSKSYALAGIRFGFLVGSPAILGKLGNIKDSYNCDYLATVAATAAIGAQDWLRETVETMNQTRARMETRLAELGFNVTPSKANFVWCTHPSGEHAAMHQFLKKNQVLVRYMNFPDWGDGLRISVGTDQQVDACLMLLERYLS, encoded by the coding sequence ATGTCCAAAACAGACCTCCGCCCTGCCCTTTCGCGGATGTTGCCTTACACGCCCGGCGAACAACCCCCGCCGGGAAAATTCATCAAGCTGAACACGAACGAGAGCCCCTATCCGCCGCCCCAAGAAGTCATCCGGGCGATCCAAGATGCGGCGACCGGTCCGCTGAATCGCTATCCCGATCCGACCGCGCGTTCATTTCGTAACGAAGCCAGCCGAGTGCTTGGCTTGCCCAGTCCCGATTGGATCCTTGCCGGCAATGGCAGTGATGAAATCTTGACGATCTTGGTCCGCGGCTTTGTCGGTGAAGGCCAAAAATTACGTCTGCCCTACCCTAGCTATATCCTTTATCGCACGCTGGCGGACATCCAGGGCGCCCGCTGGGAACAAACGCCGTTCCTAGATGGCTGGCATCTGCCGACGATGTTCGGCCAAGGCGACGCCGACCTGCGACTGGTACTGCTGCCTAATCCGAACAGCCCCAGTGGAACCATCGTCCCCAAAGACGAAATCGCCAAGCTGGCCGAGTCTTTACCCTGCCCGTTGGTGGTCGACGAAGCCTACGCGGACTTTGCCGGCGACAATTGTTTGGATCTCGTCCGCTCGCACGACAACATCCTGGTCACAAGAACGCTTAGCAAGTCATACGCGCTGGCAGGGATTCGATTCGGATTCCTAGTCGGATCACCTGCCATTCTCGGCAAGCTCGGCAACATCAAAGACAGCTACAACTGCGACTACCTTGCCACCGTGGCGGCGACGGCGGCGATCGGCGCCCAAGACTGGCTGCGTGAAACCGTCGAGACGATGAATCAAACCCGCGCCCGGATGGAAACACGCCTGGCGGAACTGGGGTTCAACGTCACACCTTCGAAAGCCAACTTTGTCTGGTGTACCCACCCCAGCGGTGAACACGCAGCGATGCACCAGTTTCTTAAGAAAAATCAGGTGCTTGTCCGTTACATGAATTTCCCCGATTGGGGCGATGGCCTGCGAATTTCAGTCGGAACGGACCAACAAGTCGACGCCTGCTTGATGTTGCTGGAACGATATTTGAGTTAG
- the hisN gene encoding histidinol-phosphatase — translation MSDADRTPVDPDQWHSFEGGRLAAMVSIAKAAGNHTLKYFQNDQLQVDAKTDDSPVTIADREAEQLARKLITEQFPDDTVQGEEFAEREGKSPYRWVIDPIDGTKSFVCGVPLYSTLLAIEKDEQPIAGVILIPALDEIVAAADGLGSWHRRGDSSWTKTQVSSKESLSEAVFLSSQFDSFDERGATASFKELERQCWITRTWGDGYGYLLIATGRAEVMVDPICNAWDVAAILPVVVESGGKFTDWKGNPTVRGGDGIGTNGRLHDAVRALLG, via the coding sequence ATGAGTGACGCCGACCGTACCCCCGTCGATCCCGATCAGTGGCATTCCTTCGAAGGCGGACGCCTGGCCGCGATGGTTTCGATCGCCAAGGCTGCCGGAAACCACACGCTGAAGTACTTTCAAAATGATCAATTGCAGGTCGACGCCAAGACGGATGACTCACCGGTCACGATTGCCGACCGCGAAGCCGAGCAACTCGCCCGCAAGCTGATCACCGAGCAGTTTCCCGACGACACCGTTCAAGGCGAAGAGTTCGCCGAACGAGAAGGCAAGTCGCCATATCGCTGGGTGATCGATCCGATCGACGGGACGAAATCATTTGTCTGTGGTGTTCCACTGTATTCCACTCTGCTGGCAATCGAAAAGGACGAACAGCCCATTGCCGGCGTGATCTTGATCCCCGCACTCGACGAAATCGTCGCCGCTGCCGATGGTTTGGGAAGCTGGCATCGGCGTGGCGATTCGTCCTGGACCAAGACGCAGGTCTCCAGCAAAGAAAGCCTGTCCGAAGCCGTCTTTCTGTCGAGTCAATTTGATTCGTTTGACGAACGGGGCGCCACGGCTAGCTTCAAAGAACTCGAACGTCAGTGCTGGATCACCCGAACCTGGGGTGATGGCTATGGCTACCTGCTGATCGCGACCGGTCGAGCCGAGGTGATGGTCGATCCCATTTGCAATGCGTGGGACGTAGCGGCGATCCTGCCGGTGGTCGTTGAATCCGGTGGAAAGTTCACCGATTGGAAGGGGAACCCGACCGTTCGCGGTGGCGACGGGATCGGGACCAACGGACGCTTACATGACGCAGTGCGGGCCTTGCTTGGGTAG
- a CDS encoding c-type cytochrome gives MVNANLKQTFDCRRCLVVLCLSAILGAGHSCRSFTCAESPGRNADGAESTDDSSIGDARRGYRYLTETAVLPSDFHQSTFDELWKVWPEELRHQAEQADPQERRQLAYQRYGLTVRPDDDSGKPLQYVVDEKGAWTMNCFSCHGGSVYGKPTPGAPNNRYALQSLTEELTKAKARLGLLPGRMELGALFIPLGTTNGTTNAVVFGMGLMNGRDAKLNVVAKLPRSFTHHDMDAPPWWYFYKRPSIYIDGFAQKGHRALMQFTLVPENGPDFYRDNEHHFKDVYAYLSSLRPPTYTGEIDQRLAERGRGVFNDNCAECHGMYGEDWIYPNRTVSIDEIKTDPVRLTALTAEGRKRYAESWFAHAGEADEHQTVLSPDGYVAPPLDGVWASAPYFHNGSVPTLWHVLHPESRPTVWRPLSQELDTERIGLTVEELDQVPAGISDIVLRRSYFDTRSFGKSGKGHDFAIRLSEPEKHAVLEYLKTL, from the coding sequence ATGGTCAACGCGAATTTGAAACAAACGTTTGATTGCCGCCGTTGTTTGGTCGTGTTGTGTTTGTCGGCGATCCTTGGCGCCGGTCATTCGTGTCGATCTTTCACCTGCGCGGAATCACCTGGGCGCAATGCCGATGGGGCCGAGTCAACTGACGATTCGTCGATTGGTGATGCCCGGCGAGGTTACCGTTACTTGACCGAAACAGCCGTGCTACCGAGCGATTTTCATCAATCGACCTTTGACGAACTATGGAAAGTTTGGCCGGAGGAGCTGCGTCATCAAGCAGAGCAGGCCGATCCGCAAGAACGCCGTCAACTAGCGTATCAACGATATGGCTTGACGGTGCGTCCGGACGACGACTCCGGCAAACCGTTGCAGTACGTCGTCGACGAAAAAGGCGCGTGGACGATGAACTGTTTTTCGTGCCATGGGGGGAGTGTTTATGGCAAGCCAACGCCGGGAGCGCCGAACAATCGTTATGCGTTGCAGTCATTGACCGAAGAGCTTACGAAGGCGAAAGCAAGACTGGGATTGTTGCCGGGACGGATGGAATTGGGCGCTTTGTTCATTCCTTTGGGAACGACCAATGGGACGACGAATGCGGTGGTGTTCGGGATGGGCCTAATGAATGGTCGCGACGCGAAGTTGAACGTGGTTGCGAAACTGCCGCGGTCGTTCACCCATCACGATATGGACGCACCGCCTTGGTGGTACTTTTACAAACGTCCGTCGATTTATATCGATGGGTTTGCCCAGAAAGGTCATCGGGCCTTGATGCAGTTCACGCTCGTTCCCGAAAACGGTCCAGACTTTTATCGCGATAACGAGCATCACTTTAAAGATGTCTATGCATACCTGTCGTCACTTCGGCCGCCGACGTACACCGGCGAAATCGATCAGCGATTAGCGGAGCGGGGAAGGGGGGTGTTTAACGACAATTGCGCCGAGTGCCACGGCATGTATGGCGAGGATTGGATCTACCCCAACCGCACCGTTTCGATCGATGAGATTAAGACCGACCCGGTGCGATTGACGGCGCTGACCGCGGAAGGGCGAAAACGGTACGCGGAGAGCTGGTTCGCGCATGCCGGGGAAGCGGATGAGCATCAGACTGTGCTCTCACCCGACGGCTATGTCGCTCCGCCTTTGGACGGCGTTTGGGCAAGTGCTCCGTATTTTCACAACGGTAGCGTCCCGACACTTTGGCATGTCTTGCATCCCGAGTCGCGGCCGACGGTTTGGAGGCCTCTCTCTCAGGAACTTGATACGGAGCGTATTGGTTTGACAGTTGAGGAACTCGATCAAGTCCCCGCGGGAATTAGCGATATCGTTCTACGCCGAAGTTACTTCGACACCAGAAGTTTTGGAAAGAGCGGCAAGGGGCACGATTTTGCGATCCGACTTAGCGAGCCAGAAAAGCATGCGGTCTTGGAATACTTGAAAACGCTGTAG
- a CDS encoding signal peptidase II codes for MSDRPVSEESHPEDSREADAVSVTPRPVSLVQRAALFISLAVVGGIVDLWTKHAVFLRRGLPGEMDIWWVWEPFFGIETAVNIGAVFGIGAGKGALFATASVLAAIGIVVWLFVFRAAESLWLTVALGLVGGGIIGNLYDRLGLWWQPGYPDAWQSGVRDWILWRINERWTWPNFNIADSLLVVGACMLLYQSFFLQPVPPAQTKSASAKSTDHRDDKPAEDSA; via the coding sequence ATGTCGGATCGCCCTGTTTCGGAGGAATCTCACCCCGAGGACTCTCGCGAAGCGGATGCCGTGTCCGTGACACCGCGTCCCGTTTCGCTCGTTCAACGCGCGGCGCTGTTCATTTCACTGGCCGTGGTCGGAGGAATCGTTGACCTGTGGACCAAGCATGCCGTGTTTTTGAGGCGCGGTTTACCAGGTGAAATGGACATTTGGTGGGTTTGGGAACCGTTCTTTGGCATCGAAACCGCTGTCAACATCGGGGCCGTGTTCGGAATCGGTGCCGGCAAAGGTGCCCTCTTCGCCACCGCGTCGGTGCTTGCGGCAATCGGCATCGTGGTCTGGCTATTCGTGTTTCGTGCTGCCGAGTCGCTTTGGCTGACCGTCGCATTGGGGCTTGTCGGCGGTGGAATTATCGGCAACCTGTACGATCGTCTGGGCCTGTGGTGGCAGCCGGGATACCCAGACGCTTGGCAAAGCGGTGTACGCGATTGGATTTTGTGGCGGATCAACGAACGTTGGACATGGCCGAATTTTAATATCGCCGACTCGCTGCTTGTCGTCGGAGCGTGCATGCTGCTGTATCAAAGTTTCTTTCTGCAGCCGGTGCCGCCTGCACAGACAAAGTCGGCTTCGGCAAAATCAACGGACCACCGGGACGACAAACCGGCCGAAGACAGTGCTTAG
- the dapB gene encoding 4-hydroxy-tetrahydrodipicolinate reductase yields the protein MSAPLRIAVHGAAGRMGRRVIALATADKKIEVVAAIEHDQHNLLGTDAGELAGIGAIDVPLSSKWPSDADVVIDFSLPEAIDRCIDKCVSHNTSLVLATTGMTDEQVERLRDAADKIPVVWAPSMSLAVNLSMKVAQQITEKLMSVPGGLDVEIIERHHRFKADAPSGTALKFGDMIAEKLGDDTKHVHGREGHTGKRTQNEIGYHAVRVGDNPGEHTIVFGMLGERIELNVAASNRDCYAGGSLAAAKWLSGRSAGMYDMFDVLEM from the coding sequence ATGTCAGCTCCACTCCGTATCGCCGTGCACGGCGCCGCCGGCCGCATGGGTCGCCGCGTGATCGCACTCGCAACCGCCGACAAGAAAATCGAAGTCGTTGCCGCGATCGAACACGATCAGCACAATCTTTTAGGTACCGATGCCGGCGAACTGGCAGGCATCGGCGCGATCGATGTTCCACTGTCGTCGAAGTGGCCGAGCGATGCCGACGTTGTCATCGATTTTTCATTGCCCGAAGCGATCGATCGCTGCATCGACAAATGTGTCTCACACAACACGTCGCTTGTATTGGCAACGACCGGGATGACAGACGAACAAGTCGAACGGCTGCGCGATGCGGCGGACAAAATCCCCGTCGTCTGGGCCCCTAGCATGTCGCTGGCGGTCAACCTGTCGATGAAAGTGGCTCAGCAGATCACCGAAAAACTGATGAGCGTCCCCGGTGGATTAGATGTCGAAATCATCGAACGACACCATCGATTCAAAGCCGACGCTCCTAGCGGTACGGCATTGAAGTTTGGTGACATGATCGCCGAAAAACTTGGTGACGACACCAAACATGTCCATGGCCGTGAAGGCCACACCGGAAAGCGAACTCAAAACGAAATCGGCTATCATGCCGTCCGTGTCGGTGACAATCCCGGTGAGCACACGATCGTTTTTGGAATGCTAGGCGAACGCATCGAACTCAACGTCGCGGCAAGCAACCGAGATTGCTACGCGGGCGGATCGCTCGCAGCGGCAAAATGGCTGTCCGGTCGATCAGCTGGCATGTACGACATGTTCGACGTTTTGGAAATGTAG